A stretch of Vigna angularis cultivar LongXiaoDou No.4 chromosome 4, ASM1680809v1, whole genome shotgun sequence DNA encodes these proteins:
- the LOC108331960 gene encoding geranylgeranyl transferase type-2 subunit alpha 1 — protein MHGRPRKALKQEDETALSAKTEKLRSLQAQFLANHHNRIYSKEALDVSAKLLEVNPECYTAWNYRKLAVQHHLTNSDSDPHSIFQGELKLVEIALRKNFKSYGAWHHRKWVLSKGHSSIDNEMRLLNGFQKADPRNFHAWNYRRFVTELMKRSDEDELKYTEEVIGANFSNYSAWHNRSVLLSNLLKRKAEGYFPKEKFLEEEFEHVHNAIFTDPDDQSGWFYHLWLIDQTVKTDAPLLVSSWPSHGSSITLIGDNSLQGCHLSLLNGTLSDTATLPVILNFNLAVEGINSSTVSIKSELLEEELVWKPLSMSNSNTAKVWVVYLNLGNMELQSSKTYSVDISIGHSEGIVSSNENHYGDPSQISFKVFVQTASIKHSEGQGGKRTTWKNTNFHKIDHFQESDPILSAVQNHHIPTTSNWHAEEIGEEITQFRDLLSEYDCKIGKLTLARLLTALDLLSSQHDGRISNTEEVLQLYTDLIKLDPTHSLYYKDEHSLISIQQITSTRDSLLPYCHYYRDETETITGYVCLRLQNLSLSRLGSIENLLWVQMLDLSHNELQSIEGLEAMQLLSCLNLCHNKIGSFTALGPLRLVKSLKVLNISHNELGCHSVDTTRYLCPSPLSHTEEFAWDRFEILTGNVSATKFWEAFLIFGSLALTELNIIGNAVADENFRSFLVKVLPTLKWLDDEELS, from the exons ATGCACGGTAGGCCTCGCAAAGCGCTGAAGCAAGAAGATGAAACTGCTTTATCAGCGAAGACTGAAAAGCTTCGTTCACTGCAAGCTCAGTTTCTTGCCAATCACCACAATCGCAT ATATAGCAAGGAAGCGCTAGATGTGAGTGCGAAGCTTCTAGAAGTTAATCCAGAGTGTTACACAGCTTGGAATTACAGAAAACTCGCGGTTCAACACCACCTCACTAACTCCGATTCCGATCCTCATTCTATCTTCCAAGGCGAGCTCAAACTC GTGGAGATTGCGCTGAGGAAGAATTTCAAGTCTTACGGCGCGTGGCATCATAGAAAATGGGTGCTCAGCAAGGGGCATTCGTCCATCGACAACGAAATGCGCCTTCTGAATGGTTTTCAGAAGGCCGATCCTCGAAATTTCCACGCGTGGAATTACCGAAG GTTTGTTACGGAACTGATGAAACGATCTGATGAGGATGAGTTGAAATACACGGAGGAAGTTATAGGAGCTAATTTCAGTAACTACTCTGCATGGCACAATCGTAG TGTGCTTTTATCTAATTTGCTGAAAAGAAAGGCTGAGGGATATTTCCCGAAAGAAAAATTTTTGGAAGAGGAGTTTGAACATGTTCACAATGCTATTTTTACTGATCCAGATGATCAGAGTGGCTGGTTTTATCATCTTTGGCTTATTGATCAAACCGTGAAAACTGATGCTCCTCTTCTTGTTTCGTCTTGGCCATCCCATGGATCTAGTATAACACTAATTGGGGACAACAGCCTTCAAGGTTGTCATTTGTCTCTTCTGAACGGTACACTATCAGACACTGCAACTCTACCGGTCATTCTTAATTTCAATCTAGCTGTAGAAGGAATAAACTCATCCACAGTGTCTATTAAATCTGAACTTTTAGAGGAGGAACTTGTTTGGAAACCACTTTCCATGAGCAATTCGAATACTGCTAAAGTTTGGGTTGTATATCTAAACCTTGgaaatatggagcttcaatcgTCAAAAACCTATTCGGTAGATATCAGCATTGGACATTCTGAGGGTATTGTATCTTCTAATGAAAATCATTATGGTGATCCTTCCCAAATTTCCTTTAAAGTGTTTGTACAGACTGCATCTATTAAACATTCTGAAGGACAGGGTGGGAAAAGGACTACATGGAAGAATACAAATTTCCATAAAATTGATCATTTTCAGGAGTCAGATCCCATTCTTTCTGCCGTTCAAAATCACCATATTCCAACAACTTCCAATTGGCACGCTGAGGAAATTGGGGAAGAAATAACTCAGTTTCGGGACTTATTGTCAGAGTATGATTG taaaATTGGAAAGCTTACACTTGCAAGACTTTTGACTGCTCTTGATTTGTTATCATCTCAACATGATGGAAGAATATCTAACACTGAAGAAGTTCTTCAACTTTACACCGATCTGATTAAGTTGGATCCAACACATTCTCTATACTACAAAGACGAGCATAGTCTAATATCAATACAGCAG ATAACTTCAACTAGGGACTCTTTACTACCATACTGCCACTACTATAGAGATGAAACAGAAACAATCACTGGTTATGTTTGTCTACGATTACAAAATCTATCATTGTCACGGCTGGGATCCATTGAGAATTTATTGTGGGTGCAAATGCTAGACCTTAGCCACAACGAACTTCAATCCATTGAAG GATTGGAGGCAATGCAACTTCTATCTTGCTTAAATCTGTGTCATAATAAAATTGGTAGCTTTACTGCTTTGGGGCCTCTCAGATTGGTTAAGTCACTTAAAGTGCTAAATATTTCACATAATGAGTTGGGTTGTCACTCGGTTGACACAACGAGATACTTATGCCCGTCTCCTCTATCTCACACTGAAGAATTTGCATGGGACCGTTTTGAAATCCTCACTGGCAATGTTAGCGCCACAAAATTCTGGGAAGCTTTCTTGATTTTTGGAAGCTTGGCACTGACAGAATTAAACATAA
- the LOC108331369 gene encoding probable 3-hydroxyisobutyrate dehydrogenase-like 1, mitochondrial — MSSLEKEPMCYLLINCCKPSKTESEQKQEQPTAGKGCHSVDAPVSGDDQGAKNGTLSIFAGGEESTVKNLEPLFSVMGKVNYMGGSGKGQFKKLANQVTIASTMVGLVEGMVYAHKAGLDVGLYLEAVSIGVAGSKSLDLYGKRILKRDFEAGFAGLLRDWKQTNFFFLFPCHFPYFLNDSIIVGTINGYSLISCVIGQSSVIFLLSDVSRER, encoded by the coding sequence ATGTCCTCTCTGGAGAAGGAGCCGATGTGCTATTTACTTATTAACTGCTGTAAACCTTCCAAGACTGAAAGTGAACAAAAGCAGGAGCAACCAACCGCGGGCAAAGGCTGTCACTCCGTCGACGCCCCCGTCTCCGGCGACGACCAAGGCGCGAAGAACGGAACCCTATCAATTTTCGCCGGCGGGGAGGAATCAACAGTGAAGAATCTGGAACCCTTGTTTTCAGTGATGGGGAAAGTGAACTACATGGGAGGGAGTGGGAAGGGGCAATTCAAGAAATTGGCGAATCAGGTGACGATAGCGTCGACGATGGTGGGGCTGGTGGAGGGAATGGTGTATGCACACAAGGCGGGGTTGGATGTAGGGTTGTACCTGGAGGCGGTTTCCATCGGCGTGGCCGGTTCGAAGTCGCTGGACTTGTACGGAAAGAGGATCTTAAAGAGGGATTTTGAAGCGGGGTTTGCTGGGTTATTAAGGGATTGGAAAcaaacaaatttcttttttctttttccttgtcattttccttattttcttaaTGATTCTATCATTGTTGGTACTATAAATGGGTATAGTTTGATTTCCTGTGTAATTGGGCAGAGCAGTGTGATCTTCTTGTTGTCGGATGTATCACGAGAAAGGTGA
- the LOC108330604 gene encoding double-stranded RNA-binding protein 1 codes for MPTNDDFQGVSNCYVFKSRLQEYAQKAGLPTPVYETIKEGPSHEPSFRSTVIVNDVRYDSLSGFSNRKAAEQSAAEVALVELAKSNVVNHSITQPVHETGLCKNLLQEYAQKMNYAMPMYQCKKDETPGRASVFSCTVDIGGILYIGGAAKTKKEAEIKAARTALLAIQSSASHASQNQVGHPQLTVLPCRKRAAESVSIADENSNPPKPKKARFKRKSSKRKNPRDKLGPIHTENVGIGTNINHEVETQASVNGESGLQEMKSEKFTSEVMKNLEDGISFNYPDKEAYAVEGSFVFENGKSAEIYSKENNLGTVVTDLSSVSNGDILETSVEMNKQLYNGEMVSDHCVVGG; via the exons ATGCCCACTAACGACGATTTTCAAg GCGTTTCAAATTGCTATGTGTTTAAGAGCCGATTGCAAGAGTATGCCCAGAAGGCCGGGCTGCCCACTCCTGTATATGAAACTATCAAGGAAGGGCCTTCTCATGAACCTTCTTTCAGGTCAACAGTGATAGTGAATGATGTTCGGTATGATTCTTTGTCTGGATTTTCCAATCGTAAGGCAGCAGAACAGTCGGCTGCCGAAGTTGCTTTGGTGGAGTTGGCCAAATCTAATGTTGTTAATCACTCCATCACTCAACCTGTT CATGAAACAGGATTATGCAAAAATTTACTTCAGGAATATGCCCAGAAAATGAACTATGCAATGCCTATGTATCAGTGCAAAAAGGATGAAACACCTGGTCGAGCATCAGTATTTTCATGTACGGTGGACATTGGAGGTATACTCTATATTGGGGGAGCAGCAAAAACCAAGAAGGAAGCAGAGATTAAAGCTGCCAGAACTGCTTTATTAGCTATCCAGTCAAGTGCATCTCATGCTTCCCAAAACCAGGTTGGCCATCCACAGTTGACAGTCCTTCCATGCAGGAAAAGGGCAGCAGAATCTGTTTCGATAGCCGATGAGAATTCAAATCCCCCAAAGCCTAAGAAAGCACGGTTTAAAAGGAAATCTTCTAAGAGGAAAAATCCCAGAGATAAGTTAGGCCCAATTCATACTGAAAACGTGGGTATTGGAACAAATATTAATCATGAAGTAGAAACACAAGCAAGTGTTAATGGTGAATCAGGCCTGCAAGAAATGAAATCTGAAAAATTCACTTCAGAAGTCATGAAGAATTTAGAGGATGGAATATCATTTAATTATCCTGATAAAGAAGCATATGCTGTGGAGGgttcttttgtttttgaaaatggAAAGTCAGCAGAAATATATTCCAAGGAGAACAATCTTGGGACTGTTGTTACGGATCTCTCTTCAGTGTCTAATGGTGACATATTGGAAACAAGTGTGGAGATGAACAAACAGCTATACAACGGAGAAATGGTTTCAGACCATTGTGTTGTGGGGGGTTGA